One segment of Marinobacter sediminum DNA contains the following:
- a CDS encoding HPr family phosphocarrier protein, producing MIRRPITIINKLGLHARATAKLVNTASEFDSSVKISGKGREVDAKNIMQVMMLAASQGTDVELVADGQDEQDAIDALVELINDYFGEGE from the coding sequence ATGATTCGCCGCCCCATCACCATCATTAACAAGCTGGGACTGCATGCCCGGGCCACCGCCAAGCTGGTCAACACGGCATCGGAATTCGACAGCAGCGTAAAAATCAGCGGCAAGGGCCGGGAAGTGGATGCCAAGAACATAATGCAGGTGATGATGCTTGCCGCCAGCCAGGGTACCGATGTCGAACTGGTTGCGGATGGGCAGGACGAGCAGGATGCCATTGATGCTCTGGTTGAGCTGATTAATGACTATTTCGGAGAGGGCGAGTAA
- the rapZ gene encoding RNase adapter RapZ: MKLIIVSGRSGSGKSTALHVLEDLGFYCIDNLPIGLLFPLTREAANQVTPGRLGKMAVSIDARNLSGELANFEEIYRRLEETEVTVEIIFLDADEQSLLQRFHATRRKHPLSDDRTSLREAINNEKKCLEPLAKLSDLYVNTTGMSMYELRDMIKQRVVGRKDQELALLFQSFGFKHGVPLDSDYVFDVRCLPNPYWDTSLRKFVGTDQPVIDFLEKEPASRKMIDDLTAFLEAWLPSFADSNRSYMTISIGCTGGQHRSVYVSEQLCSHFRQRYSNVQVRHTELPHLQTREEI; encoded by the coding sequence ATGAAACTGATCATCGTCAGTGGCCGGTCCGGTTCGGGCAAGAGTACAGCACTCCATGTTCTTGAAGACCTGGGGTTTTACTGCATTGACAACCTCCCCATAGGATTGCTGTTTCCCTTGACCCGGGAAGCCGCGAACCAGGTAACACCCGGTCGGCTGGGAAAAATGGCGGTCAGTATTGATGCCCGCAACCTGTCCGGCGAGCTGGCCAACTTCGAAGAGATTTACCGGCGGCTCGAGGAAACCGAAGTCACAGTCGAAATCATATTTCTCGACGCCGATGAACAGTCCCTGCTCCAACGGTTTCACGCCACTCGACGCAAGCACCCACTCAGCGATGACAGGACGTCCCTTCGGGAAGCCATCAACAACGAGAAAAAGTGCCTGGAGCCGCTCGCCAAGCTTTCCGATCTCTACGTGAACACCACCGGCATGTCCATGTACGAGCTGCGGGATATGATCAAACAGCGTGTCGTTGGCCGGAAGGACCAGGAGCTGGCCCTGTTGTTCCAGTCATTCGGTTTCAAGCACGGCGTCCCGCTGGACTCGGACTATGTCTTTGACGTCCGCTGTCTGCCAAATCCGTACTGGGACACCAGTTTGCGTAAGTTCGTCGGCACCGACCAGCCAGTAATCGACTTTCTGGAAAAAGAACCGGCCAGTCGGAAAATGATCGATGATCTGACTGCATTTCTCGAAGCCTGGCTTCCCTCTTTTGCTGACAGCAACCGCAGCTATATGACCATTTCAATTGGTTGCACTGGCGGGCAACACCGCTCGGTCTATGTCTCGGAACAGCTTTGCAGCCATTTCCGACAGCGCTACAGTAACGTTCAGGTCCGCCACACCGAGCTACCGCACCTGCAAACCCGTGAAGAGATCTGA
- the lptA gene encoding lipopolysaccharide transport periplasmic protein LptA, whose protein sequence is MKPVNNRLQALLTVVIGLVVAAPTAAFDLDSDQPITVSADNARLDDNKGIATYTGAVELIQGKTRLSADQVVLFRSEEGLSRIEASGRPAHYQQPSREGGGQTDARARNITWSASDSELTFEREAVIEQNGNLFRGDVIHYDTVHRVVTAEGGEDTGSGTGRVEMVIQPRSTSSKQGSDGSSQSQ, encoded by the coding sequence ATGAAACCGGTAAATAACCGCCTCCAGGCGCTGTTGACAGTCGTGATTGGCCTGGTTGTGGCAGCCCCCACAGCCGCTTTTGATCTTGACTCGGACCAACCTATTACCGTGAGCGCTGATAACGCTCGACTGGACGATAATAAAGGCATCGCGACCTACACCGGGGCCGTTGAGCTTATCCAGGGTAAGACCCGCCTTTCCGCAGATCAGGTCGTGCTGTTTCGAAGCGAGGAGGGCCTGAGCCGCATCGAAGCATCCGGACGCCCCGCCCATTACCAGCAGCCGTCCCGGGAAGGCGGCGGACAAACAGACGCCCGGGCACGCAATATCACATGGTCTGCCTCAGACAGCGAGCTGACGTTTGAGCGTGAAGCCGTCATTGAGCAGAATGGCAACCTGTTCCGGGGCGACGTCATTCATTATGATACGGTCCATCGGGTCGTCACCGCAGAGGGTGGAGAAGACACCGGCTCCGGCACCGGCCGTGTCGAAATGGTTATCCAGCCACGCAGCACCAGCAGCAAACAGGGATCAGATGGCAGTTCTCAGAGCCAGTAA
- the ptsN gene encoding PTS IIA-like nitrogen regulatory protein PtsN: MSDTSLTIDNILAPELSLCRIPASSKKRVLESIAEQINQHDGSLSETQIFNNLVARERLGSTGIGQGIAIPHCRLEGLDHVVGVLLTLEESIEFDAIDNQPVDLVFALVVPKEATSEHLELLSQLAEKFNERAFCDRLRQCEDAKTLYERMTAADG; the protein is encoded by the coding sequence ATGAGCGACACATCCCTGACCATTGACAACATCCTTGCACCGGAGCTGAGTCTTTGCCGGATACCTGCATCCAGCAAGAAACGGGTTCTGGAATCCATTGCCGAGCAGATCAACCAGCATGACGGCTCGCTCAGCGAAACCCAGATCTTCAATAATCTGGTCGCGCGTGAGCGCCTGGGCAGCACCGGTATTGGCCAAGGCATTGCCATACCCCATTGCCGCCTGGAAGGACTGGATCACGTCGTCGGCGTTCTGCTCACGCTGGAAGAAAGCATCGAGTTCGACGCCATCGATAACCAGCCGGTGGATCTCGTGTTTGCCCTCGTTGTTCCCAAGGAGGCAACCAGCGAGCACCTGGAACTGCTCAGCCAGCTGGCCGAGAAATTTAACGAACGCGCATTCTGCGATCGTCTGCGCCAGTGTGAAGATGCCAAGACACTTTATGAGCGCATGACAGCTGCAGACGGCTAA
- a CDS encoding RNA polymerase factor sigma-54: MKASLQLKLGQSLTMTPQLQQAIRLLQLSTLDLQQEIQQALESNPMLETSEDDDEPESSSGEPDSNSEDAGSETTAEAQPDSSQDWDQTENGPDWASENEIPDNIPDDLPVDTAWDDIYQSAPAPAARNDDENDHDFETRNSPTETLRDHLEWQLNLTPLSERDRAIAHALMDAVDDRGYLTSPLEEIHTGLVDENEEDPLELDEVEAVLHRLQHFDPPGVFARDLQECLLIQLSQLPPDTPWLAQARLVITHYINLLGNRDYAQLLRRSRLKEDQLREVLALITGLNPRPGDVIDQAEPDYVIPDVIVRKDNGRWRVELNPEIAPRIRVNASYASLIRRADSSADNTYMRDQLQEAKWFIKSLQSRNETLLKVATRIVEHQQGFLDEGEEAMKPLILSDIAQAVEMHESTISRVTTQKFMHTPRGIFELKYFFSSHVSTNEGGECSSTAIRAMIKKLVAAETPKKPLSDSKIAAMLGEQGIKVARRTVAKYREAMHIPPSNERKRLV; this comes from the coding sequence ATGAAAGCCTCCTTACAGTTAAAGCTGGGTCAAAGCCTGACCATGACGCCCCAGCTGCAACAGGCGATCCGGCTACTGCAGCTTTCCACACTCGACCTTCAACAGGAAATCCAGCAGGCACTGGAATCCAATCCGATGCTGGAAACCTCTGAGGATGACGACGAGCCGGAATCCAGTTCGGGCGAACCGGACTCGAACAGCGAAGACGCCGGCTCAGAGACAACAGCCGAAGCACAGCCGGACAGCAGCCAGGACTGGGATCAAACGGAAAATGGTCCCGACTGGGCTTCGGAAAATGAGATTCCGGATAACATTCCCGATGACCTGCCTGTCGACACTGCCTGGGACGATATTTACCAGTCGGCTCCCGCACCGGCAGCCCGGAACGATGATGAAAACGACCACGATTTCGAGACCCGCAACTCCCCCACCGAAACCCTCCGGGATCATCTGGAGTGGCAACTGAACCTGACGCCACTGAGCGAACGGGATCGGGCCATTGCGCACGCCCTGATGGATGCGGTGGACGACAGAGGCTATCTGACCAGTCCCCTGGAAGAAATTCACACCGGCCTGGTTGATGAAAACGAGGAAGATCCGCTCGAGCTGGACGAGGTTGAGGCGGTATTGCATCGCTTACAGCACTTTGACCCCCCTGGCGTGTTTGCGCGAGATCTTCAGGAATGCCTGTTAATCCAGCTGAGCCAGTTACCTCCGGACACGCCCTGGCTGGCCCAGGCGCGGTTGGTCATTACCCATTACATCAATTTGCTGGGCAACAGGGATTACGCCCAGCTACTGCGCCGGAGCCGGTTAAAAGAAGACCAGCTAAGAGAGGTTCTGGCCCTGATTACCGGCCTGAACCCTCGCCCGGGTGATGTCATCGACCAGGCCGAGCCGGACTATGTCATCCCTGATGTTATTGTCCGCAAAGACAACGGACGCTGGCGCGTAGAGCTGAATCCGGAAATCGCTCCGCGCATTCGCGTTAATGCAAGCTATGCTTCTCTTATAAGGCGAGCGGATAGCAGCGCTGATAACACCTACATGCGGGATCAGCTTCAGGAGGCCAAATGGTTTATCAAGAGCCTGCAAAGCCGCAATGAAACCTTGCTGAAGGTGGCAACCCGCATCGTCGAGCACCAGCAGGGATTTCTGGACGAGGGTGAAGAGGCCATGAAGCCGCTGATCCTCTCTGATATTGCCCAGGCGGTGGAGATGCATGAGTCGACGATTTCCCGTGTTACTACTCAGAAATTCATGCACACCCCCCGGGGAATTTTTGAACTCAAGTACTTCTTCTCCAGTCACGTCAGCACGAATGAGGGTGGTGAATGCTCCTCCACGGCAATCCGTGCAATGATCAAGAAGCTGGTTGCAGCAGAAACTCCCAAAAAGCCGTTGAGTGACAGTAAAATTGCAGCCATGCTAGGGGAACAAGGTATCAAGGTGGCGAGACGCACGGTGGCCAAGTATCGAGAAGCGATGCATATACCACCCTCAAACGAGCGGAAGCGACTGGTATAG
- the lptB gene encoding LPS export ABC transporter ATP-binding protein has translation MAVLRASNLAKSYKQKKVVIDVSLEIRSGEIVGLLGPNGAGKTTCFYMIVGLVPADRGRITIDSQDITPLPMHGRARKGIGYLPQEASVFRKLSVRDNIMAILETRKGLGRADRESKLQELLEEFHITHIRDSVGMALSGGERRRVEIARALAMEPAFILLDEPFAGVDPISVSDIKHIIRHLRDKGIGVLITDHNVRETLDICENAYIVSGGHIIASGNSEAILANEQVKEVYLGSEFRL, from the coding sequence ATGGCAGTTCTCAGAGCCAGTAATCTGGCAAAAAGCTACAAGCAGAAAAAAGTGGTGATTGACGTCTCCCTGGAAATCCGAAGCGGCGAGATTGTCGGCCTGTTGGGACCCAATGGCGCAGGGAAAACGACTTGCTTTTACATGATTGTAGGGCTGGTGCCCGCAGACAGAGGTCGAATCACCATCGACAGCCAGGACATTACGCCCTTGCCCATGCATGGCCGCGCCCGGAAGGGAATTGGCTACCTGCCCCAGGAAGCATCGGTTTTCCGGAAACTGTCGGTACGTGACAACATTATGGCCATCCTCGAGACTCGCAAGGGGCTCGGACGGGCTGATCGCGAGAGCAAACTGCAGGAGCTGCTGGAGGAATTCCATATCACCCATATCCGCGACAGCGTGGGCATGGCATTGTCAGGGGGCGAGCGCCGCAGGGTGGAGATAGCCAGAGCGCTGGCAATGGAACCTGCATTTATTCTTCTGGATGAGCCCTTTGCAGGCGTTGATCCGATTTCGGTGAGCGACATCAAGCACATTATCCGCCACCTCAGGGATAAGGGCATTGGCGTGCTGATCACCGATCACAATGTGCGGGAAACCCTGGACATCTGCGAGAATGCCTACATCGTGTCCGGCGGGCACATCATCGCCTCTGGAAATTCAGAAGCGATCCTTGCCAACGAGCAGGTTAAGGAAGTGTATCTGGGCAGCGAATTCAGGCTGTGA
- the hpf gene encoding ribosome hibernation promoting factor encodes MQLNISGHHVELTPALKDYVSEKFGKLERHFDHISNCQVTLEVEKVRQMAEATLHVVGGEIHAKAENGDMYAAIDSLIDKLDRQILKHKEKNVDRMHGNGSR; translated from the coding sequence ATGCAACTCAATATTTCAGGCCATCACGTAGAACTGACTCCCGCATTGAAAGATTACGTTTCAGAAAAATTTGGCAAGCTGGAACGCCACTTTGACCACATCAGCAATTGCCAGGTAACCCTGGAAGTGGAAAAAGTGCGCCAGATGGCGGAGGCGACGCTTCACGTGGTTGGTGGTGAGATTCACGCAAAGGCTGAGAATGGGGATATGTATGCAGCGATTGATTCGCTCATTGACAAGCTGGACCGTCAGATCCTCAAGCATAAGGAAAAGAATGTAGACCGGATGCACGGAAACGGGTCTCGTTAA
- the lptC gene encoding LPS export ABC transporter periplasmic protein LptC: protein MSSGASSDIKSDVKGRLVSLLQLEYRPWIRTLALIGTILATVFLLWRSDEPTVVSNDAAELRGKGEPDGFIVNGSYTTYDEAGNLKVQFTSPRIEQFEEGNLATMESPRAELYGEPGTKPWVVEAENGSLLQNENLLYLTGNVRVIRTVGDREATLTTSSLTLDNDLGTAYTDAPVEITDRIGVTRAKGMKAWIDKRILELNSQVEGRYETGK from the coding sequence ATGAGTAGCGGGGCATCCAGCGACATCAAAAGCGACGTCAAGGGCCGCTTGGTTTCTCTGCTCCAGCTTGAATATCGCCCCTGGATCCGCACCCTCGCGCTGATCGGTACCATTCTGGCCACCGTGTTCCTGCTCTGGCGCAGTGATGAGCCAACTGTGGTCTCAAATGACGCAGCGGAACTCCGAGGCAAGGGGGAGCCGGATGGCTTTATAGTGAATGGCAGCTACACCACCTATGACGAGGCCGGCAATCTGAAGGTACAGTTCACCAGTCCACGTATTGAACAATTCGAGGAAGGCAACCTGGCGACCATGGAATCGCCCCGGGCTGAACTCTACGGTGAGCCGGGAACCAAGCCCTGGGTTGTTGAGGCAGAGAACGGCAGTCTGCTGCAAAATGAAAATCTGCTCTACCTGACAGGCAATGTGCGCGTTATCCGGACGGTTGGCGACCGGGAGGCCACACTTACAACATCAAGCCTGACACTGGACAATGATTTGGGCACTGCCTATACCGATGCGCCCGTCGAGATTACTGACAGGATCGGTGTCACCCGTGCCAAGGGAATGAAGGCATGGATTGATAAACGTATTCTGGAACTCAACTCCCAGGTGGAAGGACGCTATGAAACCGGTAAATAA